One window of Kosakonia cowanii JCM 10956 = DSM 18146 genomic DNA carries:
- a CDS encoding REP-associated tyrosine transposase, whose translation MSDYRRHYVPGGTWFFTVNLRDRRSDLLIRHIDTLRHATLTVKHRQPFHINAWVILPEHMHCIWTLPANDDDFSGRWRELKKAFSKSLRQKEIWQPRFWEHTIRDERDYRHHMNYVYINPVKHGLVKCTEHWPFSTFHRDVRAGVYPKDWAGEITDMDAGERR comes from the coding sequence ATGTCTGACTATCGTCGTCATTATGTGCCCGGCGGCACATGGTTTTTCACCGTCAACCTGCGCGATCGGCGCAGCGATCTTCTTATCCGCCATATTGATACTTTGCGTCATGCAACCCTCACGGTGAAACACCGGCAGCCTTTTCATATCAATGCCTGGGTTATCCTGCCGGAGCATATGCACTGCATCTGGACCTTGCCCGCAAACGATGATGATTTTTCCGGTCGCTGGCGCGAGCTTAAGAAAGCCTTCAGCAAGTCGCTCAGGCAGAAAGAGATCTGGCAGCCGCGCTTTTGGGAGCACACCATCCGCGATGAGCGGGATTACCGGCATCATATGAATTATGTGTATATCAACCCGGTTAAACATGGTTTGGTGAAATGCACCGAGCATTGGCCCTTTTCCACCTTTCATCGCGATGTCCGCGCCGGAGTGTATCCGAAGGATTGGGCAGGGGAGATAACCGATATGGATGCCGGGGAGAGACGTTAA